From Chryseobacterium shandongense, the proteins below share one genomic window:
- the kduI gene encoding 5-dehydro-4-deoxy-D-glucuronate isomerase — MEKSEFRYAHHPEDVKKYTTEDLRREFLINDLFNEDQIKLVYSMYDRLIVGGVMPSTKALRLEPTDDLKAQHFLDRRELGIINAGGKGKVTVDGEVYELNNKEALYIGKGAKEVIFEKSGDEQPYFYINSAPAHHTYPNKKITKNEAEIVELGEEKYANKRTINKLIVNSVLETCQLQMGMTELHPGSVWNTMPAHTHARRMEAYFYFDLEEGQTVSHFMGQPHETRHIFMTNRQAVLSPEWSIHSGVGTSNYTFIWGMAGENMDYGDMDGIKTNELK; from the coding sequence ATGGAAAAATCAGAATTTCGTTACGCCCATCACCCTGAAGATGTAAAAAAGTATACCACAGAAGATCTCAGGAGGGAGTTTCTGATCAATGATTTATTTAATGAAGACCAGATAAAATTAGTCTATTCAATGTATGATAGGCTGATTGTCGGAGGTGTTATGCCTTCAACAAAGGCTTTGAGACTCGAACCTACCGACGATCTGAAAGCCCAGCATTTTCTTGACAGAAGAGAATTGGGAATCATCAATGCAGGTGGAAAAGGAAAAGTAACGGTAGATGGTGAAGTATATGAACTCAATAACAAAGAAGCTCTATACATCGGAAAAGGGGCGAAAGAGGTAATTTTCGAAAAATCTGGCGATGAACAACCTTACTTTTACATCAATTCCGCTCCGGCACATCACACCTATCCTAATAAAAAGATTACAAAAAATGAAGCTGAAATTGTAGAATTAGGTGAAGAAAAGTATGCCAACAAACGCACCATAAATAAACTCATAGTAAATTCTGTGTTGGAAACCTGCCAGCTGCAGATGGGAATGACGGAACTTCATCCGGGAAGCGTTTGGAACACAATGCCTGCGCATACTCATGCCAGAAGAATGGAAGCTTATTTCTACTTTGATCTTGAAGAAGGACAGACGGTAAGCCATTTCATGGGCCAGCCTCACGAAACCCGTCATATTTTTATGACAAACAGACAGGCAGTATTATCCCCGGAATGGTCGATTCACTCGGGAGTGGGAACTTCAAATTATACCTTTATCTGGGGTATGGCAGGAGAAAATATGGATTATGGTGATATGGATGGTATTAAAACAAACGAACTAAAGTAA
- a CDS encoding gluconate 5-dehydrogenase: MNLFDLSGKVAVVTGGTHGLGMAMAEGLAAAGAELAISSTTPSKLEEALDYYHSKGYKATGYIFDVTDELEAAQKVALMEATHGKIDILVNNAGIIKRIPAIDMEVEDFRKVIDVDLTGPFIMSKLVGKYMIKRKSGKIINICSMMSELGRDNVVAYASAKGGLKMLTKNLATEWAKHNIQVNGIGPGYFATSQTEPIRVDGNPFNDFIISRTPEGRWGNPEDLAGTAIFLASDASRFINGQIIYVDGGILATIGKPANE, from the coding sequence ATGAATTTATTTGATTTATCCGGCAAAGTTGCCGTCGTTACCGGCGGAACCCACGGATTAGGAATGGCAATGGCAGAAGGTCTTGCAGCTGCAGGTGCCGAACTGGCCATTTCAAGTACAACTCCATCCAAATTAGAGGAAGCCTTAGACTATTATCATTCAAAAGGATACAAAGCAACCGGCTATATTTTTGATGTCACCGACGAGCTGGAAGCTGCCCAGAAGGTTGCCCTGATGGAAGCTACGCACGGAAAAATAGACATCCTGGTCAATAATGCAGGAATTATTAAGCGTATTCCCGCTATTGATATGGAAGTGGAAGACTTTAGAAAAGTAATTGATGTAGATCTTACAGGGCCTTTTATCATGTCCAAATTGGTTGGAAAATATATGATCAAAAGAAAATCAGGAAAGATCATTAATATCTGCTCGATGATGAGTGAGCTGGGACGCGATAATGTTGTAGCATATGCTTCGGCAAAAGGCGGACTCAAAATGCTTACCAAAAATCTCGCAACAGAATGGGCGAAACATAATATTCAGGTGAACGGAATCGGTCCCGGATATTTTGCAACATCACAAACAGAACCAATCCGAGTGGATGGAAATCCATTCAACGATTTTATCATTAGCAGAACTCCGGAAGGAAGATGGGGAAATCCTGAAGACCTTGCAGGAACAGCTATTTTCCTGGCGTCTGATGCAAGCAGATTCATCAACGGACAAATCATTTACGTTGATGGAGGAATTCTCGCAACCATCGGAAAACCTGCTAATGAATAA
- the uxaC gene encoding glucuronate isomerase has product MKPFITDQFLLQSKHAEELYFRFAEKQPIIDYHNHLTPKDIAEDTVFENISKVWIAGDHYKWRAMRTLGVNEKFITGDSSDKEKFQAWAKTVPYTLRNPLYHWTHLELKRYFGIDELLNEHNAAEIYDNITAQLQTPEKSTRGLLKMMNVESLCTTEDPTDALNYHQDLAKSDFSIKVSTAFRPDKAILIENHNFADYISKLGETAGIEINSYQTLCDALLKRIEYFHENGCRLCDHGLNNISYEEATEAEVNAIFNDKMNGKVIAEKQVNQFKTAILLFLGETYHTFGWVQQFHLGALRNNNERMHRILGPDTGWDSIGDFVQAENLSKFLNALDGKDKLTKTILYNLNPADNEIFATMIGNFNDGSIKGKVQFGSGWWFLDQKDGMIKQMNALSNMGLISCFVGMLTDSRSFLSYPRHEYFRRVLCNLFGEEMKNGELPDDIEHVGKIISDICYHNAKNYFDF; this is encoded by the coding sequence ATGAAACCTTTTATAACAGATCAATTTTTATTACAAAGTAAACACGCTGAAGAACTATACTTCAGATTTGCAGAAAAACAACCGATTATTGATTATCATAATCACCTGACCCCTAAAGATATTGCCGAAGACACGGTTTTCGAAAATATTTCTAAAGTATGGATTGCCGGCGATCATTACAAATGGAGAGCCATGCGTACATTAGGCGTAAACGAAAAATTCATTACCGGAGATTCTTCAGATAAAGAAAAGTTTCAAGCCTGGGCAAAAACGGTTCCCTACACTTTGAGAAATCCTTTATATCACTGGACACATCTTGAATTAAAAAGATATTTCGGAATTGATGAATTGCTGAACGAGCACAATGCTGCGGAAATTTATGATAACATCACCGCACAGCTTCAAACTCCTGAAAAATCCACCAGAGGATTATTGAAAATGATGAATGTAGAATCTCTCTGTACAACGGAAGATCCTACAGATGCGCTCAATTACCATCAGGATCTGGCGAAAAGTGATTTCTCTATCAAAGTCAGTACCGCGTTCCGTCCGGATAAGGCGATTTTAATAGAAAACCACAACTTTGCAGACTACATTTCAAAATTGGGCGAAACTGCCGGAATTGAAATCAATTCATACCAGACATTGTGTGACGCTTTATTAAAAAGAATTGAATATTTCCACGAAAACGGATGCAGGCTTTGCGACCACGGATTAAACAATATTTCTTACGAAGAAGCAACAGAAGCGGAAGTAAATGCAATTTTTAATGATAAAATGAATGGAAAAGTTATCGCTGAAAAGCAGGTTAACCAATTCAAGACAGCGATTTTATTATTCTTGGGTGAAACCTATCATACATTCGGCTGGGTTCAGCAATTCCATTTGGGAGCTTTGAGAAACAACAACGAAAGAATGCATAGAATCCTTGGCCCGGACACTGGCTGGGATTCTATCGGAGACTTTGTTCAGGCAGAAAATTTATCTAAATTTTTAAATGCTCTGGACGGAAAAGATAAATTGACAAAAACCATTTTATATAATTTAAATCCGGCCGACAACGAAATTTTTGCCACAATGATCGGAAATTTTAATGATGGCAGCATCAAAGGAAAAGTACAGTTCGGCTCAGGGTGGTGGTTTCTTGACCAGAAAGATGGAATGATCAAACAGATGAATGCACTTTCCAATATGGGATTGATCAGCTGTTTTGTAGGAATGCTTACGGATTCCAGAAGTTTCCTTTCTTATCCGAGACACGAATATTTCAGAAGAGTACTGTGTAATCTTTTCGGTGAAGAAATGAAAAACGGTGAATTACCGGACGATATCGAGCATGTAGGTAAAATTATTTCTGATATTTGTTACCATAATGCCAAAAATTATTTCGATTTTTAA
- a CDS encoding sugar kinase, whose product MGKILTFGEIIMRLSPPGNRTMKQSHEMEFFFGGTELNVASSLATMGCDVRHISSVSDDFVGESALSFVKSFGIDTNFISKNEHPLGLYFLEVGSAVRASRIAYNRLNGSFANIEAEKIDWKKALEDCTYFHWTGISPGISEAAYEALKKGLQTAREMGIEITTDPAYRSNLWKYGKKGNEILKELVSYSTIFIGGTNEINEILGTQFSSDQNGFLEACEELKKQCPSIHKIFDKIRIGVTASSQQTQGRALVNGNYFETELLEVNPVVDRIGTGDAFAAGLIYGLQNFDDKKALNFANAACAIKHTILGDINYSSAEDILEVMGGNSGGRIKR is encoded by the coding sequence ATGGGTAAAATACTTACTTTCGGTGAAATCATCATGCGGCTTTCGCCACCCGGAAACAGAACTATGAAGCAAAGCCACGAAATGGAATTCTTTTTCGGCGGAACAGAACTTAATGTTGCTTCTTCATTGGCGACGATGGGTTGCGATGTAAGACATATCAGCAGCGTTTCCGATGATTTTGTCGGAGAATCGGCGCTTTCTTTTGTAAAAAGCTTTGGCATTGACACGAATTTTATTTCAAAAAACGAACATCCTTTAGGTTTGTACTTCTTAGAAGTAGGTTCTGCAGTGCGGGCAAGCAGAATTGCATATAACAGATTAAACGGTTCTTTTGCGAACATTGAAGCAGAAAAAATCGACTGGAAAAAAGCTTTGGAAGACTGCACATATTTTCACTGGACAGGCATTAGTCCGGGAATTTCAGAAGCGGCGTATGAAGCACTGAAGAAAGGTCTTCAGACAGCCCGTGAAATGGGAATTGAAATCACAACAGATCCTGCTTACCGCTCCAACCTTTGGAAATATGGAAAAAAAGGGAACGAAATTTTGAAAGAACTCGTTTCTTATTCAACAATTTTCATCGGAGGAACCAATGAAATCAACGAAATTCTGGGAACTCAGTTTTCATCAGATCAAAACGGATTTCTGGAAGCATGTGAAGAATTAAAAAAACAGTGTCCTTCCATTCATAAAATTTTCGATAAAATAAGAATAGGTGTTACAGCGAGTTCTCAGCAAACGCAGGGAAGAGCTCTGGTTAACGGAAATTATTTTGAAACAGAATTACTGGAAGTAAATCCTGTAGTCGACAGAATAGGAACAGGTGACGCTTTTGCAGCAGGCTTAATTTATGGCTTACAAAATTTCGATGACAAAAAAGCACTGAATTTTGCCAACGCCGCGTGCGCTATCAAACATACCATTTTAGGAGATATTAACTACAGCAGCGCAGAAGATATCCTCGAAGTAATGGGCGGAAATTCAGGAGGAAGAATAAAAAGGTAA